The proteins below come from a single Rhodococcus sp. WMMA185 genomic window:
- a CDS encoding YceI family protein, protein MKKRWWILGAVVVVILAFLVGPWVYGTFIVEDDDPAASLSTEGAQAATGTLDGNWTVTAGSGANTTAAGYTVDENLNGAHNRVVGSTPDVTGTATVDGEELTAADVTVQVSTITTDVSIRDQMFRDNILDTGTFPTATFALSSPVDLSDLPTDGSVGEVTAEGTLTLDGQSRPVSVDMDVLHSGDNLIASGSVPVTWTDFGVQPPSLGFVTVEDHGTVDFLVCLSHS, encoded by the coding sequence ATGAAAAAGCGGTGGTGGATTCTTGGCGCGGTTGTCGTTGTGATCCTGGCGTTTCTCGTGGGTCCCTGGGTCTACGGCACGTTCATCGTCGAGGATGACGATCCTGCCGCCTCGCTATCTACCGAAGGAGCGCAGGCCGCCACCGGAACGCTGGATGGCAACTGGACCGTCACCGCCGGGAGTGGCGCAAACACGACCGCGGCGGGCTACACCGTCGACGAGAATCTCAACGGCGCCCACAACAGGGTGGTCGGCAGCACCCCCGACGTCACCGGCACGGCGACTGTCGACGGAGAAGAGCTCACTGCCGCCGACGTAACCGTGCAAGTCTCGACAATCACCACCGACGTGTCCATTCGCGATCAGATGTTCCGTGACAACATTCTGGACACCGGCACCTTCCCGACCGCCACCTTTGCGCTCTCCTCCCCGGTGGACTTGTCTGATCTGCCGACGGATGGATCGGTGGGTGAGGTCACCGCCGAGGGCACGCTGACCCTTGATGGCCAATCGCGCCCGGTGTCCGTCGACATGGACGTGCTCCATTCAGGCGACAACCTGATCGCGTCGGGCAGCGTTCCCGTCACCTGGACCGATTTCGGTGTGCAGCCACCGTCCTTGGGGTTCGTGACCGTGGAGGACCACGGCACGGTCGACTTCCTCGTCTGCCTCTCCCATTCCTGA
- a CDS encoding potassium channel family protein gives MTLARWHQLTGWPMAGAAIAFLSAYAWSVLQQPTGDIRVLTDMIMGVTWAMFAIDYVVRFSLAERRMHWFFRHLHELILVVLPMLRPLQFLRLVMLVGVFQRTVGGALRGKVVAFATGSTVLMILVSSLAMLDAERGKPGASITSFPDALWWAVATVTTVGYGDYAPVTNIGRLIALGLMMAGIALLGVVTATLASWLLQRVAEQDEASQAVTRAEVRALTEEVSALRAELLTARGARSDQEPRPAD, from the coding sequence ATGACTCTGGCACGTTGGCACCAATTGACCGGATGGCCCATGGCAGGGGCGGCCATCGCCTTCCTCTCCGCGTACGCCTGGTCAGTGCTGCAGCAGCCAACCGGCGATATACGAGTGTTGACCGACATGATCATGGGCGTGACCTGGGCCATGTTCGCAATCGACTACGTGGTGCGCTTCTCGTTGGCCGAGCGTCGGATGCACTGGTTTTTTAGGCATCTGCACGAGCTGATACTGGTTGTGCTGCCGATGCTGCGGCCCCTGCAGTTCCTGCGCCTCGTGATGCTCGTCGGTGTATTTCAGCGCACGGTCGGCGGGGCGCTTCGCGGCAAAGTCGTCGCTTTCGCGACCGGATCGACGGTCCTGATGATTCTCGTCTCGTCCCTGGCCATGCTCGACGCCGAGCGCGGCAAACCTGGCGCCTCCATCACATCGTTTCCCGACGCCCTGTGGTGGGCTGTCGCCACGGTCACAACCGTGGGTTACGGGGACTACGCGCCGGTGACAAATATCGGCCGGCTGATCGCGCTCGGACTGATGATGGCGGGCATTGCCCTTCTCGGTGTGGTCACCGCGACGCTGGCGTCGTGGTTGTTGCAGCGTGTTGCCGAACAGGACGAGGCCAGCCAAGCCGTCACCCGCGCCGAGGTCAGGGCCTTGACCGAAGAGGTGTCTGCATTGCGGGCCGAACTCCTCACCGCCCGCGGCGCCCGATCAGACCAGGAACCTCGACCGGCCGACTAG
- a CDS encoding TlpA family protein disulfide reductase: MTTSDSAPTSAQESSSQPRSPTQRAVLAYNYARFDPGEYPLGKELGGPKIGELAPDFHVTDIEGVEVALSDYRGRYVVLETGCATCPMFGSGITTMNALAYRFPDVAFLVLYVREAHPGQNCRPHRSLADKTAAATLLRREEREGRRILIDNLDGQVHRAYGGMPNMVYVINPQGDVVFRSVWNDPEAVDEALRRAMAGGDPNSLESRPRLARPSVMWRVMRRAGRQAVLDMVVALPKIVPIFRRLIWGDLKSVRSPQIPFWRRSRRRTSRV, from the coding sequence ATGACCACGTCTGATTCGGCGCCGACGAGCGCACAGGAATCCTCGAGCCAACCGCGTTCCCCGACCCAGCGTGCAGTGCTGGCCTACAACTACGCCCGATTCGACCCGGGCGAATATCCGCTGGGCAAGGAATTGGGCGGCCCGAAGATCGGCGAGCTGGCGCCGGATTTCCACGTCACCGACATCGAGGGAGTCGAGGTGGCGTTGTCTGATTACCGAGGCCGGTACGTAGTACTGGAAACCGGTTGCGCCACTTGCCCGATGTTCGGTAGTGGCATCACCACGATGAACGCGCTGGCCTACCGCTTTCCTGACGTCGCGTTCCTCGTGCTCTATGTCCGCGAGGCCCACCCGGGTCAAAACTGCAGACCACATCGCAGCCTCGCCGACAAGACAGCCGCAGCCACCTTGTTGCGCAGGGAAGAGCGGGAGGGTCGTCGCATCCTCATCGACAACCTCGACGGCCAGGTCCACCGAGCCTATGGGGGCATGCCCAACATGGTCTACGTGATCAATCCACAAGGGGACGTGGTATTTCGCAGTGTGTGGAACGACCCCGAGGCCGTCGACGAGGCTCTGAGGCGGGCTATGGCCGGAGGTGATCCGAACAGCCTGGAGTCCCGACCTCGTTTGGCGCGACCATCGGTGATGTGGCGCGTTATGCGACGGGCCGGCAGACAAGCAGTGTTGGACATGGTTGTCGCCCTCCCCAAGATTGTTCCGATTTTCCGCAGGCTCATCTGGGGAGATCTCAAATCGGTCCGCAGTCCGCAGATCCCGTTCTGGCGTAGATCTCGGCGCCGAACGTCACGTGTCTGA
- a CDS encoding class I SAM-dependent methyltransferase, with protein MSSSPITDFDALYRSGQAADGASTLTPWDIGGPQPVVQELVAYGALRGEVLDPGTGPGHHAIYFASKGYSVTGIDASPTAIEQAKHNAQTAGVTVDFQVADAIALDGLEGRFDTVVDSAFFHTFEEDEDTQKRYLLALHRATKPGARLFMFEFGSHNVNGIELPGFSAEDFERVLPASGWRIDYLGTTTYQARFTPEVFAKMSTLISDPRWLERMKPLLEAFQVVAPLLEDHLVHMPFWALHATRID; from the coding sequence ATGTCTAGTTCTCCGATAACAGATTTCGACGCACTGTACCGAAGCGGCCAGGCAGCCGACGGCGCGTCGACGTTGACGCCATGGGACATCGGTGGTCCGCAGCCGGTGGTGCAGGAGTTGGTGGCCTACGGCGCTCTGCGCGGCGAGGTGCTCGACCCTGGGACCGGGCCGGGCCACCATGCGATCTACTTCGCGTCGAAAGGCTACTCGGTCACGGGGATCGACGCTTCGCCCACGGCTATCGAGCAGGCCAAACACAACGCGCAGACTGCCGGGGTCACAGTGGACTTTCAGGTGGCCGACGCGATCGCGCTCGACGGGCTCGAGGGTCGGTTCGACACTGTTGTCGACAGCGCGTTCTTCCACACGTTCGAGGAAGACGAAGACACCCAGAAGCGGTACTTGCTTGCCTTGCACCGGGCCACCAAACCCGGAGCACGATTGTTCATGTTCGAGTTCGGTAGCCACAACGTCAACGGCATAGAGCTGCCTGGGTTTTCGGCCGAAGACTTCGAGCGGGTGCTTCCGGCGTCTGGCTGGCGAATCGACTATCTGGGGACCACCACCTACCAAGCCCGCTTCACCCCCGAAGTCTTCGCCAAGATGTCCACGCTGATCAGCGACCCGCGATGGTTGGAGCGGATGAAGCCTTTGTTGGAGGCATTCCAAGTCGTAGCGCCGCTGCTGGAAGACCATCTGGTGCACATGCCATTTTGGGCGCTGCACGCCACCCGCATCGACTAG